The Luteitalea sp. genome has a segment encoding these proteins:
- a CDS encoding amidohydrolase family protein — translation MVACSTPSLSHGDSERVTLIIVNARAWTADPAHLWAEAIAVAGDRVAAVGSTDEIRAMADEGVQTIDARGRLLVPGFIDSHVHFIDGGFRLASVQLRDARTREELADRLAAFAKGAPEGTWITGGDWDHERWGGELPQHEWIDPITPHHPVWVHRLDGHMALANSAALRAAGVTRDTPDVPGGTIVRDARGEPTGVLKDNAMRLVTRVVPEPTPEQADRALDAAMRHVAAQGVTTVHNMGSWADLETFSRALKAERLSTRIYAVVPLADWEQLRDLIRTRRFGQQGRGDKWLRVGGLKAFVDGSLGSHTALFEQPFSDAPNDRGLSVTPLDTLYENIAAADVAYLQVMVHAIGDRANRELLDIYARVAADNGKRDRRWRIEHAQHLRREDISRFAELGVIASMQPYHAIDDGRWAEEVIGAERAKTTYAFRSLLDAGATVAFGSDWFVAPPSPLEGIYAAVTRRTLDGKHPNGWVPEQKITVEEALRAYTHDGAIASFDEAVKGTITPGKLADFVLIDRDLFEVPPDEIREARILWTMVGGRIVYERNRR, via the coding sequence ATGGTCGCGTGCTCTACTCCCTCCCTTTCCCACGGCGACTCCGAGCGCGTCACGCTGATCATTGTCAACGCGCGGGCATGGACGGCTGATCCTGCCCACCTGTGGGCTGAGGCAATTGCCGTCGCTGGTGATCGCGTTGCTGCCGTTGGTTCGACCGACGAGATTCGGGCAATGGCCGACGAGGGCGTGCAGACCATCGATGCGCGCGGTCGCCTCCTGGTACCTGGCTTCATCGATTCGCATGTCCACTTCATAGACGGCGGCTTTCGGCTCGCCTCGGTGCAGTTGCGCGATGCGCGAACGCGCGAGGAGCTCGCCGATAGACTCGCGGCGTTTGCCAAGGGCGCTCCCGAGGGCACCTGGATCACGGGTGGAGACTGGGATCACGAGCGCTGGGGCGGCGAGCTGCCCCAGCACGAATGGATCGACCCGATAACGCCCCACCATCCGGTCTGGGTCCATCGTCTCGACGGCCACATGGCCTTGGCCAATTCCGCCGCGCTGCGCGCCGCAGGCGTGACACGCGACACTCCCGATGTTCCCGGAGGCACGATTGTGCGGGATGCTCGCGGTGAGCCGACGGGCGTGCTCAAAGACAACGCCATGCGGCTCGTCACGCGGGTCGTGCCGGAACCGACACCGGAGCAGGCGGATCGGGCGCTCGACGCTGCCATGCGTCACGTGGCCGCCCAGGGCGTCACCACGGTCCACAACATGGGCAGCTGGGCGGACCTGGAGACGTTCTCCAGAGCGTTGAAGGCAGAGCGGCTCAGCACTCGCATCTACGCCGTCGTGCCGCTCGCCGACTGGGAACAGCTGCGGGATCTGATCAGGACCCGCCGCTTTGGGCAGCAGGGCCGCGGTGACAAGTGGCTCCGCGTGGGTGGTCTGAAGGCCTTTGTCGACGGGTCGCTCGGGTCGCACACCGCTCTCTTCGAGCAGCCGTTCAGCGATGCCCCAAACGACCGCGGCTTGTCCGTCACGCCGCTCGACACCCTGTACGAGAACATTGCCGCCGCTGACGTCGCGTACCTTCAGGTCATGGTCCACGCCATCGGGGATCGCGCCAATCGCGAGCTCCTCGATATCTATGCGCGTGTTGCGGCCGACAACGGCAAGCGCGATCGGCGCTGGCGCATCGAGCACGCCCAGCATCTTCGCCGAGAAGATATCAGCCGTTTCGCGGAGCTCGGCGTCATTGCGAGCATGCAGCCGTATCACGCGATCGACGATGGGCGGTGGGCGGAGGAGGTCATCGGAGCCGAGCGTGCGAAGACCACGTATGCCTTTCGATCACTGCTCGACGCCGGAGCGACCGTCGCGTTCGGTAGTGACTGGTTCGTCGCGCCGCCCTCGCCGCTCGAGGGTATCTACGCGGCAGTTACCCGGCGTACGCTCGACGGGAAACATCCCAATGGGTGGGTGCCAGAGCAGAAGATCACCGTCGAAGAGGCGCTTCGCGCCTACACTCATGACGGTGCCATCGCATCGTTCGACGAGGCGGTCAAGGGCACGATTACACCCGGAAAGCTCGCCGATTTCGTGCTCATCGACCGCGACCTCTTCGAGGTGCCACCGGACGAGATTCGCGAAGCGCGCATCCTCTGGACCATGGTCGGTGGGCGGATTGTGTACGAGCGAAACCGCCGGTAG
- a CDS encoding GlsB/YeaQ/YmgE family stress response membrane protein encodes MAAFVWWILFGLVAGALAKLIMPGKDPGGILITILLGIAGAIVGGFIGTALGFGSVTGFNFVSMILAVVGAILLLWIYRMLKRS; translated from the coding sequence ATGGCAGCTTTCGTCTGGTGGATTTTGTTTGGCCTGGTTGCCGGTGCACTCGCAAAGCTCATCATGCCCGGCAAGGATCCAGGAGGGATCCTGATCACGATCCTCTTGGGCATCGCCGGAGCGATCGTCGGTGGTTTCATTGGCACCGCGCTCGGGTTCGGGTCGGTCACGGGGTTCAACTTCGTGAGCATGATCCTAGCCGTCGTCGGCGCCATCCTGCTACTTTGGATCTACCGCATGCTCAAGCGATCGTAG
- a CDS encoding type II toxin-antitoxin system RelE/ParE family toxin, with protein sequence MPPTTVLIFCERDGTVPLLAWLDKIPTKARLKCRVRLGRLAELGHELRRPEADFLRDGIYELRVSFGGVNYRMLYFFHEGRAVVSHGLTKEAAVPPIEIDRTLGHRRAFTADPARHTAAEEEEDDDGTHH encoded by the coding sequence GTGCCACCCACCACGGTCCTGATCTTCTGTGAGCGTGACGGGACCGTGCCGTTGCTGGCGTGGCTTGACAAGATCCCGACGAAGGCACGCCTCAAGTGTCGCGTTCGGCTCGGGCGATTAGCGGAACTCGGCCACGAGCTCCGGCGGCCAGAAGCCGACTTCCTCCGTGATGGGATCTACGAGCTGCGTGTCAGCTTTGGTGGCGTGAACTACCGGATGCTGTACTTCTTCCACGAAGGGCGCGCGGTCGTCTCGCATGGCCTGACGAAGGAAGCGGCGGTCCCGCCTATTGAGATTGACCGCACGCTCGGACATCGGCGAGCGTTCACTGCTGATCCGGCCCGGCACACGGCGGCCGAGGAAGAGGAGGACGACGATGGCACGCACCACTGA
- a CDS encoding helix-turn-helix domain-containing protein produces the protein MARTTDALKMLDQRYKFDPVALDEERFHAQVALLIHDLREEAGLTQQELAERVGTTQSVISRLEDADYEGHSLQMLSRVAHALDRKITLTVDAEPAPTRRRRQLTGTRG, from the coding sequence ATGGCACGCACCACTGACGCGTTGAAGATGCTGGACCAGCGCTACAAGTTCGATCCGGTGGCCCTAGACGAAGAGCGATTCCATGCGCAGGTCGCCCTCTTGATTCATGACCTGCGGGAGGAAGCCGGCCTGACCCAGCAGGAGCTCGCCGAGCGTGTCGGGACGACACAGTCCGTCATCAGCCGGCTCGAGGACGCGGATTACGAAGGGCACTCCCTGCAGATGCTGTCGCGCGTCGCGCACGCGCTGGACCGAAAGATCACCCTCACGGTTGACGCGGAGCCCGCACCGACACGCCGACGCCGGCAGCTCACGGGAACGCGTGGGTGA
- a CDS encoding transcriptional regulator codes for MALTRAFKDTVQARLQHDAAFRRELLRESVECLVTGDLPTGKALLRDYINATVGFEALGGALRKSPKSLMRMLSPSGNPRARNLVDVLVYLQQAERLAFTVTARRRRAA; via the coding sequence ATGGCGCTCACACGCGCGTTCAAAGACACGGTGCAGGCGCGACTGCAACACGACGCGGCGTTTCGCCGCGAGCTGCTGCGCGAGAGCGTGGAATGTCTGGTGACCGGCGATCTCCCCACAGGCAAAGCCCTCCTGCGCGACTACATCAACGCCACCGTCGGGTTCGAGGCGCTGGGGGGCGCGCTGCGGAAATCGCCGAAGAGCCTGATGCGGATGCTCAGCCCGTCCGGGAACCCGCGGGCGCGGAACCTCGTGGACGTGTTGGTCTACCTGCAACAGGCGGAGCGGCTCGCGTTCACGGTCACGGCACGCCGGCGGCGCGCCGCGTAA
- a CDS encoding HigA family addiction module antidote protein: protein MMSRAKTTINAPSSVVELKRPPTHPGEMLLEEFLKPLKMTQVEAARRLAMPLTRLNEVIRGKRGVTANTAIRLARLFKTTPEFWMGLQADWDLWHAARELRQAS, encoded by the coding sequence ATGATGTCGCGTGCGAAGACGACCATTAACGCGCCGAGCTCCGTCGTCGAACTGAAGCGTCCGCCGACGCATCCGGGGGAAATGCTGCTCGAGGAGTTCCTTAAGCCACTCAAGATGACCCAGGTTGAGGCCGCGCGGCGCTTGGCCATGCCCCTGACCCGGCTGAATGAGGTGATCCGCGGGAAGCGGGGCGTCACGGCGAACACCGCGATCCGGCTCGCACGGCTCTTTAAGACCACACCGGAGTTCTGGATGGGCCTGCAGGCGGACTGGGATCTCTGGCATGCCGCGCGTGAGCTCCGGCAGGCGAGCTGA